From one Mucilaginibacter inviolabilis genomic stretch:
- a CDS encoding response regulator produces the protein MTINDKPVSVLLIDDDEINNFISIKLIKKALLNTEIMACLNGKFAIEQLSDIQRKDPAKMPDYILLDINMPIMNGWEFLDEFKRLNIDPQGKSKIYIISSSVFSNDINKAKSYPLVKDFISKPLNVEKIKELFEVGAHN, from the coding sequence ATGACCATTAATGATAAACCTGTGAGTGTATTATTAATTGATGACGATGAGATCAATAATTTCATCTCTATTAAATTAATAAAAAAAGCGTTGCTTAATACCGAGATCATGGCGTGTTTAAACGGAAAATTCGCCATTGAACAATTATCCGATATACAGCGGAAAGATCCGGCAAAAATGCCTGATTATATCTTATTGGACATTAATATGCCTATTATGAATGGCTGGGAATTTTTAGATGAGTTTAAGCGCCTGAATATCGATCCGCAGGGCAAAAGCAAAATCTATATCATTTCGTCATCGGTATTCAGTAATGATATCAATAAGGCCAAATCGTACCCGTTGGTAAAAGACTTTATATCAAAGCCTCTTAATGTCGAAAAAATAAAAGAACTTTTTGAAGTAGGCGCCCACAATTAA
- the gcvP gene encoding aminomethyl-transferring glycine dehydrogenase: MMLNADYQEKFQSRHIAPNEADTAKMLKTIGVKSLDELIAQTVPDRIRLKAPLNLPPAKSEFDYLNTLKQTASKNKVFKSYIGKGYYDVIVPGVIQRNILENPGWYTQYTPYQAEIAQGRLQALLNFQTMVVDLTGMEIANASLLDEGTAAAEAMFMQYSLRKNTDANVFFVSEELFPQTIDILKTRSEPYGIELQIGDHRTVELTEKMFGAIVQYPAGNGAVYNYADFAAKGHEKGIKLTVVADIMSLVLLTPPGEWGADIVVGSSQRFGVPMGFGGPHAAFFATKEEYKRSIPGRIIGVTIDSAGNYALRMALQTREQHIRRDKATSNICTAQALLAIMAGMYAVYHGPQGVKLIAERIHGLTVLLAKALGELGYEQLNESYFDTLKFDVAHLAGPIHSEALNNEMNLNYDGSVVTISLDETTSVEDVKTLVRFFAKVKGKSLTDVNIDELKAKLETVIPADLQRQSAYLTHAIFNTHHSEHEMLRYIKSLETKDLSLCHSMIALGSCTMKLNATTEMVPVTWAEFSKIHPFAPADQVGGYMQLFDEINNWLSEITGFAAMSLQPNAGAQGEYAGLMVIRAYHHDRGDHHRNIALIPSSAHGTNPASAAMAGMKIVVVKCDDNGNIDVADMKARAEQYKDELSCLMVTYPSTHGVFEESIIEICDIIHQNGGQVYMDGANMNAQVGLTSPANIGADVCHLNLHKTFCIPHGGGGPGMGPIGVAKHLVPYLPGHAVVDIDRGKSIHAVSAAPWGSASILIISHAYIAMMGADGLTNATRYAILNANYIKARLQDHYPVLYTGANGRCAHEMILDCRSFKSFGIEVTDIAKRLMDYGFHAPTVSFPVAGTVMVEPTESEPKHELDRFCDAMIAIRHEIADVAEGVSDKTDNPLKNAPHTAAVITGNEWEHSYTRQKAAFPLPYVAAYKFWPSVGRVNDTHGDRTLICSCPPLEDYAFEESVIE, from the coding sequence ATGATGTTGAACGCAGACTACCAGGAGAAGTTTCAGTCGAGACACATTGCTCCAAATGAGGCCGATACGGCTAAAATGTTAAAAACCATCGGGGTAAAATCATTGGACGAGCTTATAGCTCAAACCGTGCCCGATAGGATCCGTTTGAAAGCACCGCTTAACTTACCACCCGCCAAAAGCGAATTTGATTACCTGAACACTTTAAAGCAAACTGCTTCCAAGAACAAGGTTTTCAAATCGTACATCGGTAAAGGTTATTACGATGTAATTGTACCGGGTGTAATTCAGCGTAATATCCTGGAAAATCCGGGATGGTACACGCAGTATACGCCTTATCAGGCCGAGATAGCCCAGGGTCGTTTACAGGCGCTGCTTAACTTCCAGACCATGGTAGTTGACCTTACCGGGATGGAAATTGCCAACGCTTCGTTGTTGGACGAGGGTACTGCAGCTGCCGAGGCGATGTTTATGCAGTACAGTCTGCGTAAAAACACTGATGCCAATGTGTTCTTCGTATCTGAGGAGCTGTTCCCGCAAACTATTGATATTTTAAAAACCCGTTCGGAGCCTTATGGCATCGAACTGCAAATAGGCGATCACCGTACGGTTGAATTAACCGAAAAAATGTTCGGCGCTATTGTACAATACCCTGCCGGTAACGGCGCGGTTTATAACTATGCCGACTTTGCCGCTAAAGGGCATGAAAAAGGTATTAAGCTAACCGTTGTTGCCGATATCATGAGCCTGGTGCTGTTAACGCCTCCGGGCGAATGGGGCGCCGATATTGTGGTGGGTTCTTCACAACGTTTTGGTGTGCCTATGGGCTTTGGTGGTCCGCATGCTGCGTTTTTTGCAACTAAAGAAGAGTACAAACGCTCTATCCCGGGTCGTATCATCGGTGTTACTATTGATAGTGCCGGTAACTACGCGTTGCGCATGGCACTGCAAACCCGCGAACAGCATATTCGCCGGGATAAAGCAACTTCGAATATCTGTACTGCGCAAGCTTTATTGGCTATAATGGCTGGTATGTATGCCGTATATCATGGTCCGCAAGGGGTTAAATTAATCGCCGAGCGTATCCATGGCTTAACTGTTTTGTTAGCTAAAGCCCTTGGCGAATTAGGTTACGAACAACTGAACGAATCGTATTTTGATACCCTGAAGTTTGATGTTGCTCATTTAGCTGGTCCTATCCATTCAGAAGCTTTAAACAACGAAATGAACCTGAACTATGATGGTTCGGTGGTTACCATTTCGCTTGATGAAACTACTTCTGTTGAAGATGTTAAAACCCTGGTTAGGTTTTTTGCCAAAGTAAAAGGCAAATCGCTTACCGATGTGAATATCGACGAGTTGAAAGCTAAACTGGAAACAGTTATTCCAGCTGATCTGCAACGTCAATCGGCTTATTTGACACATGCCATATTCAATACGCATCATTCAGAACATGAAATGCTGCGTTATATCAAATCACTGGAAACCAAAGATCTTTCGCTTTGTCATTCCATGATCGCTTTGGGTTCATGTACCATGAAACTGAACGCTACTACCGAAATGGTGCCGGTTACCTGGGCCGAATTTAGCAAGATACATCCATTTGCCCCTGCCGATCAGGTAGGCGGTTATATGCAACTGTTTGACGAGATCAACAACTGGCTGAGCGAGATCACTGGCTTTGCCGCCATGAGCTTACAGCCAAACGCAGGTGCACAGGGCGAATATGCTGGTTTAATGGTAATTCGCGCGTATCATCATGATCGTGGCGATCATCACCGTAACATAGCTTTAATTCCTTCATCTGCACACGGTACCAACCCTGCATCTGCAGCCATGGCCGGTATGAAGATCGTAGTAGTAAAATGCGATGATAATGGTAACATCGATGTGGCCGATATGAAAGCCCGTGCCGAGCAATATAAGGATGAACTGTCCTGCTTAATGGTTACTTACCCATCTACCCACGGGGTGTTTGAGGAATCGATCATCGAGATATGTGATATTATACACCAGAACGGCGGCCAGGTTTATATGGATGGAGCCAACATGAACGCTCAGGTAGGCTTAACAAGTCCGGCCAATATCGGTGCCGATGTTTGCCACCTCAACCTGCACAAAACGTTCTGTATACCACACGGTGGTGGTGGCCCTGGTATGGGTCCTATTGGTGTGGCCAAGCACCTGGTTCCTTATTTACCGGGACATGCTGTGGTTGATATCGACAGGGGTAAATCAATCCACGCCGTATCGGCAGCTCCGTGGGGTTCGGCTTCTATCCTCATCATATCACATGCTTATATAGCTATGATGGGCGCTGATGGTTTAACCAATGCTACCCGTTATGCTATTTTGAACGCCAACTATATCAAAGCACGTTTACAGGATCATTACCCGGTATTATATACCGGTGCCAATGGCCGTTGCGCGCATGAGATGATACTGGATTGCCGCTCATTTAAATCATTTGGCATTGAGGTTACTGATATTGCCAAACGTTTGATGGATTATGGTTTCCATGCGCCTACCGTATCGTTCCCGGTTGCGGGTACGGTGATGGTGGAGCCTACCGAATCGGAGCCCAAACATGAGTTGGATCGTTTTTGTGATGCGATGATCGCCATCCGTCATGAAATTGCTGATGTAGCCGAAGGCGTATCAGATAAAACAGATAATCCTTTAAAAAATGCTCCGCATACAGCCGCTGTAATTACCGGCAACGAATGGGAGCATAGCTATACCCGCCAGAAAGCGGCATTCCCGCTTCCTTATGTGGCTGCTTATAAATTCTGGCCATCTGTAGGTAGGGTTAATGATACCCACGGCGACCGGACACTGATCTGTTCATGCCCGCCGCTGGAAGATTACGCCTTTGAAGAAAGCGTGATTGAATAA
- a CDS encoding pyridoxine 5'-phosphate synthase: MTRLSVNINKIATLRNSRGGNNPDLIQVAKDCERFGAQGITVHPRPDERHIRYSDVFELKKIVTTEFNIEGNCQEQKFIDLVLANKPEQVTLVPDVLGQITSNHGWDTITNYHYLKDMIAVFKEAGIRVSIFVDPIAKMVEGAAKTGTDRIELYTEGYATHYHQGRELAIAPYIEAAEAAQAAGLGINGGHDLDLHNLRYFAEHVPGLQEVSIGHALISDALYYGLENTIQQYLRQLVPAETDL; this comes from the coding sequence ATGACCCGCTTATCTGTCAATATCAATAAAATAGCTACCCTGCGCAATTCGCGCGGCGGTAATAACCCCGACCTGATACAGGTTGCCAAAGATTGTGAACGTTTTGGCGCCCAGGGCATCACCGTACATCCGCGCCCGGATGAAAGGCATATCCGCTATAGTGATGTTTTTGAACTGAAAAAGATCGTAACTACCGAGTTTAATATCGAGGGCAATTGTCAGGAACAAAAATTTATCGACCTGGTATTGGCCAATAAGCCCGAGCAGGTGACCCTGGTACCTGATGTACTGGGACAAATCACTTCCAACCATGGCTGGGATACCATCACCAATTATCATTATTTAAAAGACATGATAGCGGTTTTTAAAGAAGCCGGTATTCGCGTATCTATATTTGTTGATCCGATAGCCAAAATGGTAGAAGGTGCCGCCAAGACCGGTACCGACCGGATTGAGTTATATACCGAAGGCTATGCCACGCACTACCACCAGGGCCGCGAACTGGCGATAGCACCATATATTGAAGCTGCCGAAGCCGCGCAGGCTGCAGGCTTGGGTATCAACGGCGGGCATGATCTTGATCTGCATAACCTCCGATATTTTGCCGAGCATGTTCCCGGTTTACAGGAAGTAAGCATAGGCCACGCACTTATCAGCGACGCGCTTTATTATGGTCTGGAAAATACCATCCAGCAATACCTGCGGCAACTGGTTCCGGCCGAGACGGATCTTTGA
- the recJ gene encoding single-stranded-DNA-specific exonuclease RecJ, whose amino-acid sequence MNKRWTVRDNADHEVVKKLAADLNIDTVLSTLLVHRGISTFDEARYFFRPDILHLHDPFLMKDMEKAIERIDDAIAAGEKILIFGDYDVDGTTAVATVYSFFKERYESLEYYIPDRYKEGYGISTQGIDYAADNGFTLIIALDCGIKSVDKIDYANARGVDFIICDHHLPGAELPAAVAILDPKRNDCEYPYKELSGCGIGFKLIQAYAETHDIPFEEVARYLDLVAISISCDIVHITGENRTLAHFGLQKINTDPCMGVKTLVEIAGRTGNNLSISDVVFLLGPRINAAGRIDDAKHAVELLIACDEKLAREKGMMINTHNAERKGHDLDITGEALNMIDNDEELIGRKSTVVFNEHWHKGVIGIVASRLTEKYYRPTIVLTRSNGHVAGSARSVLGYDLYEALCECKDLLIQFGGHKYAAGLTMEPENVEAFKARFEEVVSATIAPEQLIQQIQIDAELRLSQIEPKFFRILNQFAPFGPENMSPVFISKNVYVSGNAALVGAAHIKMSVMQEDSAAFDCIAFNHGEYLSQLKPGVPFDICYSIEENVWRERRTIQLNIKGIRV is encoded by the coding sequence ATGAATAAACGCTGGACGGTAAGGGATAATGCTGATCATGAAGTAGTCAAAAAATTAGCTGCTGATCTGAATATTGATACCGTTTTAAGTACCCTGCTGGTTCATAGGGGAATAAGTACGTTTGATGAAGCCCGTTACTTTTTCAGACCCGATATCCTGCATCTGCATGACCCTTTCCTGATGAAGGATATGGAAAAGGCTATAGAGCGCATTGATGATGCCATAGCCGCAGGTGAAAAAATACTCATCTTTGGCGATTACGATGTAGATGGCACTACTGCTGTTGCTACCGTATACAGTTTTTTTAAGGAGCGCTACGAAAGTCTGGAATATTATATCCCTGATCGTTATAAAGAAGGTTATGGGATATCAACCCAGGGTATAGACTATGCCGCCGATAATGGTTTTACCCTTATCATAGCCTTGGATTGCGGTATTAAATCGGTTGATAAAATTGATTATGCTAATGCCCGGGGAGTTGATTTTATCATTTGTGATCACCACCTTCCCGGAGCCGAATTGCCCGCAGCTGTGGCCATACTTGATCCTAAGCGGAACGATTGTGAATATCCATATAAAGAACTTTCGGGCTGTGGTATTGGTTTTAAGCTGATACAAGCTTATGCAGAAACACACGACATTCCATTTGAAGAGGTAGCCCGTTATCTGGACCTGGTAGCCATCAGTATATCTTGTGATATTGTGCACATCACCGGCGAAAACCGCACGTTGGCTCATTTCGGTTTGCAAAAGATCAACACCGATCCGTGTATGGGGGTAAAAACCCTGGTAGAAATTGCCGGCAGAACGGGTAATAATCTTAGCATATCGGATGTAGTGTTTTTATTGGGCCCCCGTATTAATGCTGCCGGCAGGATAGATGATGCCAAACATGCCGTTGAGCTGCTGATTGCCTGCGACGAGAAGCTGGCCCGCGAAAAAGGCATGATGATCAATACGCATAACGCCGAACGTAAAGGGCACGACCTGGATATAACCGGCGAGGCTTTAAATATGATTGATAATGATGAAGAGCTGATCGGGCGTAAATCAACAGTGGTTTTTAATGAGCACTGGCATAAAGGGGTTATTGGAATTGTAGCATCACGCCTTACCGAAAAATATTACCGGCCAACTATTGTACTTACCCGCTCCAACGGGCATGTGGCAGGTTCGGCCCGTTCGGTATTAGGGTATGATCTGTATGAAGCCTTGTGTGAATGTAAAGATCTGCTGATACAGTTTGGTGGGCATAAGTACGCGGCGGGCTTAACGATGGAGCCTGAAAATGTGGAAGCCTTTAAAGCCCGTTTTGAAGAAGTGGTAAGCGCTACCATTGCACCTGAACAATTGATACAGCAGATACAAATTGACGCCGAATTACGTTTAAGCCAGATAGAACCGAAATTTTTCCGGATCCTGAACCAGTTTGCACCTTTCGGACCTGAGAATATGTCGCCGGTTTTCATCAGTAAAAATGTGTATGTTAGTGGCAATGCCGCTTTGGTGGGGGCTGCTCATATTAAAATGTCGGTGATGCAGGAGGACTCGGCGGCATTTGATTGCATCGCCTTTAATCATGGCGAATATCTGTCGCAGTTAAAGCCAGGCGTGCCATTTGATATTTGCTATAGCATTGAAGAAAACGTATGGCGCGAAAGGCGTACTATACAATTGAACATAAAAGGAATAAGGGTTTAA
- a CDS encoding GNAT family N-acetyltransferase has protein sequence MIEIKTLKEFSLADQHSFGFSGYHAHEIYQLSRTQGKNEFTIKLTRVKLEQPYIKRWTYTREDTDHYAELIAENLSLGAFEKDRLIGVAIAQKRAWNNSLWVDYIEVADSHRKMGIGTLLLTKIAFTATEQNIRLIELETQSTNTLAIDFYLKNGFEICGIHSCLYDPASVPEQEKAILLGKLMT, from the coding sequence ATGATAGAAATAAAAACACTAAAAGAATTTAGTTTGGCTGATCAACATTCTTTTGGCTTTAGCGGGTATCATGCTCATGAAATATATCAGCTCAGCAGAACTCAAGGTAAAAATGAGTTTACTATTAAATTAACCAGGGTAAAACTGGAACAGCCTTATATTAAACGCTGGACTTACACCCGGGAGGATACCGATCATTACGCCGAATTAATTGCCGAGAACCTTTCCCTGGGTGCTTTTGAAAAAGACCGGCTGATTGGGGTTGCCATTGCCCAAAAACGCGCATGGAATAATTCGCTGTGGGTAGATTACATTGAGGTTGCTGACAGCCATAGAAAAATGGGCATTGGGACATTGCTTTTAACCAAAATTGCATTTACAGCTACAGAACAAAATATCCGGCTTATAGAACTGGAAACGCAAAGCACCAACACACTTGCAATTGACTTTTATCTTAAAAATGGATTTGAAATTTGTGGCATCCACTCATGCCTGTATGATCCCGCATCTGTGCCCGAGCAAGAAAAAGCGATATTATTGGGTAAGCTGATGACATAA
- a CDS encoding GH3 auxin-responsive promoter family protein — MTIFNSVFTWFMKKRIHQIELFMKYPNEVQEEWFEQLISGAENTEWGRKYQYKSIENLNQFKERVPIQSYDTLKPYIERMLLGEKNVLWPSEIRWFAKSSGTTNDRSKFIPVSEEALEECHFKGGKDLLTIYFNNQPNARMFTGKILTLGGSHQMSQLSADTSFGDLSAVIMKNLPLWAEFHRTPDLDIALLENFEEKIEKIAQATKDVNVTSISGVPTWNLVLFKRILEITGKKNLLEVWPNLEMYFHGAVNFTPYREQFKALIPSDDMYYLENYNASEGFFGIQDTKEPGDMLLMLDYGIFYEFLPLENLYDENPKTLTLDEVELDKNYALIITTNAGLWRYMIGDTIKFSSLSPFRIQVTGRTKHFINAFGEEVIIDNAERALEEACRQTGAIIREYTAAPVYFNGNDCGAHEWIIEFEKKPAEFERFVDLLDETLRRINSDYDAKRFKDMALRRPIVRRAPEGTFFNWMKEKGKLGGQHKVPRLANNREYIDAILKIMEPVGS, encoded by the coding sequence ATGACGATCTTTAATTCGGTATTCACCTGGTTCATGAAAAAGCGTATCCATCAGATAGAGCTTTTTATGAAGTACCCCAATGAGGTGCAGGAGGAATGGTTTGAACAACTGATATCCGGTGCCGAAAATACCGAATGGGGACGCAAATACCAGTATAAAAGCATTGAGAACCTTAATCAGTTTAAAGAGCGGGTACCTATACAAAGCTATGATACGCTTAAGCCCTATATCGAGCGTATGCTCCTTGGCGAGAAAAATGTATTGTGGCCTTCGGAGATTCGCTGGTTTGCCAAATCCTCAGGAACGACCAATGATCGGAGCAAGTTTATTCCCGTAAGCGAGGAAGCGCTGGAGGAATGCCATTTCAAAGGCGGTAAAGACCTGCTCACCATTTATTTTAATAACCAGCCGAATGCCCGCATGTTCACCGGGAAGATATTGACATTGGGTGGTAGTCACCAGATGAGTCAGCTAAGCGCCGATACTTCTTTTGGCGATCTTTCTGCAGTAATCATGAAAAACTTACCTCTTTGGGCTGAGTTTCACCGTACGCCCGATCTGGACATAGCCCTGCTGGAAAACTTTGAGGAAAAGATAGAAAAGATTGCACAGGCCACCAAAGATGTGAATGTAACCAGCATCAGCGGGGTACCCACCTGGAATCTGGTGCTGTTTAAACGTATACTGGAAATTACCGGCAAAAAAAATCTATTGGAAGTATGGCCCAACCTGGAGATGTATTTTCATGGCGCGGTTAATTTTACCCCCTATCGCGAGCAGTTTAAGGCGCTGATTCCAAGTGATGATATGTATTACCTGGAGAATTACAATGCCTCTGAAGGCTTCTTTGGTATTCAGGATACCAAAGAGCCGGGAGATATGCTGCTGATGCTGGATTATGGGATATTTTACGAGTTTTTACCTCTGGAGAACCTGTATGACGAAAATCCCAAAACGCTTACATTGGATGAGGTGGAACTGGATAAAAACTATGCACTCATTATAACCACTAACGCCGGATTGTGGCGTTATATGATAGGCGATACCATTAAGTTTTCCTCGTTGTCGCCATTTCGCATACAGGTTACCGGGCGTACCAAGCATTTTATCAATGCGTTTGGTGAGGAAGTAATTATTGACAATGCCGAGCGGGCCCTGGAAGAGGCTTGTCGCCAAACCGGTGCTATCATCAGGGAATACACTGCCGCTCCGGTCTACTTTAATGGAAATGATTGTGGTGCGCACGAGTGGATCATTGAGTTTGAAAAAAAACCCGCCGAATTTGAACGTTTTGTTGATCTGCTTGATGAAACCTTGCGCCGTATCAATTCCGACTATGATGCCAAGCGTTTTAAAGATATGGCCCTGCGCCGCCCCATTGTGCGCCGTGCACCCGAAGGCACTTTTTTCAATTGGATGAAAGAAAAAGGCAAATTGGGCGGTCAGCATAAAGTACCCCGCCTGGCCAACAACCGTGAATATATTGACGCCATTTTGAAAATTATGGAGCCGGTGGGGAGTTAG
- a CDS encoding transposase translates to MDVFTRSEYCEEFLKNLEFCRTNKGLKVYAYCIMSNHIHLIVGCEEAKLPQIFRDLKSYTAKRLIEMISNDPGETRKEWLLYLFRYFANSTLQNKEYQFWQKTNHPTELITASVFDQKVDYIHHNPVQSMTVNDQTAFVYSSANPDSTFKVDES, encoded by the coding sequence ATAGATGTATTTACCAGAAGCGAATACTGCGAAGAGTTTTTAAAGAATCTGGAATTTTGTCGTACCAACAAAGGCCTGAAAGTATATGCTTATTGTATCATGAGTAACCATATTCATTTGATTGTAGGTTGCGAAGAAGCTAAACTTCCTCAAATTTTCCGGGATCTTAAAAGCTATACAGCGAAAAGGTTGATAGAAATGATAAGCAATGACCCTGGTGAAACCAGAAAGGAATGGTTACTTTATCTATTCAGATATTTTGCCAATAGCACCTTACAAAACAAGGAGTATCAATTTTGGCAAAAAACAAATCATCCCACGGAATTAATAACTGCAAGTGTATTTGATCAGAAGGTCGATTATATTCATCATAATCCGGTACAGTCGATGACGGTTAATGATCAGACAGCTTTTGTGTATAGCAGTGCTAATCCAGATTCTACTTTTAAGGTTGATGAAAGTTAA
- a CDS encoding MBL fold metallo-hydrolase produces MEIFALGEGSYSVDATKKFIPFDPQTDNPKDRPASLFIHVNPFLIKTDHDLIVLDTGLGFKDTRDELLLHQHIRNAGFDPEDVTLVLMSHLHYDHSGGLVVERNGKLEPSFPQARHVIQRQEWETGLAGKSSSYHKEIFEALRGVNITFVEGNGELQPGIRYEHSGGHCPYHQVFWIEMEGKKIFFGGDELPEPEQLIRKFIAKYDMDGRKAMQLREEYGKKAAEEGWICLFYHAKSFAIGSVTRNDEHFKVEPV; encoded by the coding sequence ATGGAAATTTTCGCTTTAGGTGAGGGCTCTTATTCAGTTGATGCTACCAAAAAATTTATCCCGTTTGACCCGCAAACCGACAACCCGAAAGATCGCCCTGCGTCATTATTTATCCACGTTAACCCTTTTCTGATCAAAACAGATCATGATCTGATTGTGCTGGATACCGGCCTTGGTTTTAAGGATACACGGGACGAATTATTACTCCATCAACATATACGCAACGCCGGTTTTGATCCGGAGGATGTAACCCTGGTACTCATGTCGCACCTGCATTATGATCACTCCGGCGGTTTGGTTGTGGAGCGGAACGGAAAACTGGAGCCCAGCTTTCCGCAGGCTCGGCATGTGATACAGCGCCAGGAATGGGAAACCGGCCTGGCGGGCAAATCCTCATCTTATCATAAAGAAATATTCGAAGCGCTACGGGGAGTCAACATTACGTTTGTAGAAGGCAATGGAGAATTACAGCCAGGCATCAGGTACGAACACTCAGGAGGACACTGCCCTTATCACCAGGTATTCTGGATTGAGATGGAAGGTAAAAAAATATTTTTTGGAGGAGATGAGCTACCCGAACCTGAGCAGTTGATCAGAAAATTTATTGCCAAATATGATATGGATGGTCGTAAGGCGATGCAGTTACGCGAAGAATATGGAAAAAAGGCAGCCGAAGAAGGATGGATCTGCCTGTTTTATCATGCTAAATCATTTGCTATTGGAAGTGTAACACGTAATGACGAACATTTTAAAGTTGAGCCCGTTTAA
- the lptB gene encoding LPS export ABC transporter ATP-binding protein — MILRADHLVKKYKQRTVVNDVSFEVSQGEIVGLLGPNGAGKTTSFYMIVGLIKPNEGLIHLDDQDITQDPMYRRAQKGIGYLAQEASVFRKLSVEDNIRAVLEMGKMTKERQREKLEELIDEFSLHKVRKNRGDLLSGGERRRTEIARALAAEPNFILLDEPFAGVDPIAVEEIQAMVAKLRHRNIGILITDHNVQETLSITDRAYLLFEGKILESGVPEVLAENEMVRKVYLGANFVLKRKVFPQ, encoded by the coding sequence ATGATTTTAAGAGCAGACCATTTAGTGAAAAAATATAAGCAACGTACAGTTGTTAATGATGTATCATTTGAAGTATCGCAGGGCGAAATTGTAGGTTTACTTGGGCCGAATGGTGCTGGTAAAACTACGTCGTTTTATATGATCGTAGGGTTGATAAAACCCAATGAAGGCCTCATTCATCTGGACGATCAGGATATTACACAGGACCCGATGTATCGCCGGGCACAAAAAGGTATTGGTTACCTGGCCCAGGAAGCTTCGGTGTTTCGTAAACTTTCTGTCGAGGATAATATCAGGGCTGTACTGGAAATGGGTAAAATGACCAAAGAAAGGCAACGCGAAAAACTGGAAGAGCTTATTGACGAATTTAGTTTACACAAGGTTCGTAAAAACCGGGGCGACCTGTTATCAGGCGGCGAACGTCGTCGTACCGAAATTGCCCGTGCCTTGGCTGCCGAGCCCAACTTTATTTTACTGGACGAACCTTTTGCCGGTGTGGATCCGATAGCGGTAGAGGAGATACAGGCCATGGTAGCTAAACTAAGGCACCGTAATATCGGTATCCTGATTACCGACCACAACGTACAGGAAACATTGTCTATCACTGATCGGGCCTATTTGCTTTTTGAAGGTAAGATACTGGAGTCGGGTGTTCCGGAGGTACTGGCTGAAAATGAAATGGTACGTAAGGTTTACCTTGGTGCGAATTTTGTTTTGAAAAGAAAAGTATTCCCGCAGTAA